A genomic region of Tsukamurella pulmonis contains the following coding sequences:
- the upp gene encoding uracil phosphoribosyltransferase, with product MQITVVDHPLAAVRLTALRAEATDNASFRAALKELTQMLVYEAMREAVVAPVTVTTPLEETGGAALAAPPLLVPVLRAGLGMVDQAHAMLPESQVGFVGMGRNEETHVPEPYFQSLPADLAGRPVFVLDPMLATGGSMVETLSLLAQRGATDVTAVCVVAAPEGVQALADCGHPVRLVTATVDRGLDENAYIVPGLGDAGDRQFGPRWT from the coding sequence ATGCAGATCACCGTGGTCGACCACCCCCTGGCCGCCGTCCGGCTCACCGCGCTCCGCGCCGAGGCCACCGACAACGCCTCGTTCCGCGCCGCGCTCAAGGAGCTCACCCAGATGCTGGTTTACGAGGCCATGCGGGAGGCGGTCGTCGCGCCCGTCACGGTGACCACGCCGCTCGAGGAGACCGGCGGTGCCGCGCTCGCAGCGCCGCCGCTGCTCGTGCCGGTGCTGCGCGCCGGGCTCGGCATGGTCGATCAGGCGCACGCGATGCTGCCGGAGTCGCAGGTCGGGTTCGTCGGTATGGGGCGCAACGAGGAGACGCACGTCCCCGAGCCGTACTTCCAGTCGCTGCCCGCCGATCTCGCGGGGCGCCCGGTCTTCGTGCTGGACCCGATGCTCGCCACGGGCGGCTCGATGGTGGAGACGCTGAGCCTGCTCGCGCAACGCGGCGCGACCGACGTGACCGCGGTGTGCGTGGTGGCGGCGCCGGAGGGCGTGCAGGCGCTCGCCGACTGCGGGCACCCCGTCCGCCTGGTCACGGCCACCGTCGACCGTGGCCTGGACGAGAACGCCTACATCGTTCCCGGCCTCGGCGACGCCGGCGATCGCCAGTTCGGTCCGCGCTGGACCTGA
- a CDS encoding C40 family peptidase, giving the protein MSGIVAALAAPLRALIDAFGSGDLTTAGVDAAIRTIETELARVSAQTDSTTVSVGREWTGVDATTATATLGDGGTAASALSQHTGAIRQSVTTAAQIVSRGRERLQAILDSFVSKAEAANPSLINPTGLIAVLTLAADHLQQALDVLRTVREELDGETGTVSGLAESTPTAPATVDGGAATTPASTTASATPTASSPTGTGSGSSGGGSGGSGSPIGGLASALTSAGKGGGAGRSGGAKTASAAGRSGSATVSADGKGGYNVRLPDGTVVKAPNAKAAAAVQAALTQLGVPYSWGGTTPGVGLDCSGFTQWAYRQAGIELPRLANEQGVGASVGAGELQPGDLAVWEGHVAMVIGDGRMVEAGDPVQISAIRTDNIGQQFYGFFRPTG; this is encoded by the coding sequence GTGAGCGGCATCGTCGCGGCGCTGGCGGCGCCGCTGCGCGCGCTGATCGACGCGTTCGGTTCCGGTGATCTCACGACCGCCGGCGTCGACGCAGCGATCCGCACCATCGAGACCGAGCTGGCGCGGGTCAGCGCGCAGACGGACTCGACCACCGTCTCCGTCGGTCGGGAGTGGACGGGCGTCGACGCCACGACGGCGACGGCCACCCTCGGCGACGGCGGCACCGCCGCGAGCGCCCTGTCGCAGCACACCGGGGCGATCAGGCAGTCGGTGACGACGGCCGCACAGATCGTCAGCCGTGGCCGCGAGCGGCTGCAGGCGATCCTCGACTCGTTCGTGAGCAAGGCGGAGGCGGCGAACCCGTCCCTGATCAATCCGACCGGGCTCATCGCCGTGCTCACCCTCGCGGCCGATCACCTGCAGCAGGCGCTGGACGTGCTGCGCACCGTGCGCGAGGAGCTCGACGGCGAGACCGGCACCGTCTCCGGGCTCGCGGAGAGCACCCCGACCGCGCCGGCCACCGTCGACGGCGGGGCGGCGACCACCCCGGCCTCGACCACCGCGTCCGCGACCCCGACCGCGTCCTCGCCGACCGGGACCGGTTCGGGCTCGAGCGGCGGCGGCAGCGGCGGCAGCGGCTCCCCGATCGGCGGCCTCGCCTCGGCGTTGACCTCCGCCGGCAAGGGCGGCGGCGCGGGCAGGAGCGGGGGCGCGAAGACGGCGTCCGCCGCGGGCCGGTCCGGCAGCGCGACGGTGAGCGCCGACGGCAAGGGCGGCTACAACGTGCGCCTGCCCGACGGCACCGTGGTGAAGGCGCCGAACGCCAAGGCGGCCGCCGCGGTCCAGGCCGCCCTCACGCAGCTCGGCGTGCCGTACTCGTGGGGCGGGACGACGCCGGGGGTCGGCCTGGACTGCAGCGGCTTCACGCAGTGGGCCTACCGGCAGGCGGGGATCGAACTGCCCCGGCTCGCCAACGAGCAGGGAGTCGGCGCGTCGGTCGGCGCGGGGGAACTGCAGCCGGGCGATCTGGCCGTCTGGGAGGGCCACGTGGCGATGGTGATCGGCGACGGCCGGATGGTGGAGGCCGGTGATCCGGTGCAGATCTCGGCCATCCGCACGGACAACATCGGGCAGCAGTTCTACGGCTTCTTCCGCCCGACCGGCTGA
- a CDS encoding primosomal protein, whose protein sequence is MASDIVPIELGLTDGPVYTLWAPRWRDGEDEWEAFLGLDEDLYGFSSVAELVAFARSGKPNDLDDHPAWEALTTLPAEAFVPRDDRSFDLISVPELAAEEPTPEVIAELEDTLEIVGLIGEVCELIDVTKFFNGNPVLGTVRIGTRNFEGREGAEMWHKVGQIVGRKWDDVIDAIEGVVSAPKVSATLTEAAEEELAAAEEQAASLATDADDLDDDLEDVPGLDTDDLDEDDDEYLGDDAAADEIEAVEEDAEFEEDDSFWGQVGIDPIKIITSTGEYYTLRCYLDDNPIFLGRKGSIYVFDSEGALARYLADDEDTDLSAVSTYDEVRVAATDGSLEIDVYDDNVYVLPGIGEDIADGPRRIDRDQLDLAVELLLDAADFADDASVRDALRPTTPLGFFVSYALDPQPRRLAPSGPFDNEAEAWRALEHDFEDRLTSK, encoded by the coding sequence ATGGCGTCTGACATCGTCCCGATCGAACTGGGCCTCACCGACGGCCCGGTGTACACCCTCTGGGCACCCCGCTGGCGTGACGGGGAGGACGAATGGGAGGCCTTCCTGGGCCTCGACGAGGATCTGTACGGCTTCTCGTCGGTCGCGGAACTGGTGGCCTTCGCCCGCAGCGGCAAGCCGAACGACCTGGACGACCACCCGGCGTGGGAGGCCCTGACCACCCTGCCGGCGGAGGCCTTCGTCCCGCGGGACGACCGCAGCTTCGACCTGATCTCGGTGCCCGAGCTGGCCGCCGAGGAGCCCACGCCCGAGGTGATCGCCGAGCTCGAGGACACCCTCGAGATCGTCGGCCTGATCGGCGAGGTGTGCGAGCTGATCGACGTCACCAAGTTCTTCAACGGCAACCCGGTGCTCGGCACCGTGCGCATCGGCACCCGCAACTTCGAGGGCCGCGAGGGCGCCGAGATGTGGCACAAGGTGGGGCAGATCGTCGGCCGCAAGTGGGACGACGTCATCGACGCGATCGAGGGCGTCGTCAGCGCGCCCAAGGTCTCGGCCACCCTGACGGAGGCTGCCGAGGAGGAGCTCGCGGCCGCGGAGGAGCAGGCCGCCTCGCTCGCCACCGACGCCGACGACCTCGACGACGACCTCGAGGACGTGCCCGGCCTGGACACCGACGACCTCGACGAGGACGACGACGAGTACCTCGGCGACGACGCGGCGGCCGACGAGATCGAGGCCGTGGAGGAGGACGCCGAGTTCGAGGAGGACGACTCCTTCTGGGGCCAGGTCGGAATCGACCCGATCAAGATCATCACCTCGACCGGTGAGTACTACACGCTGCGCTGCTACCTCGACGACAACCCGATCTTCCTGGGCCGCAAGGGCAGCATCTACGTCTTCGACTCCGAAGGCGCCCTGGCGCGCTACCTCGCGGACGACGAGGACACCGACCTGTCGGCGGTCTCGACCTACGACGAGGTGCGTGTCGCCGCGACCGACGGCTCGCTGGAGATCGACGTCTACGACGACAACGTCTACGTGCTGCCCGGCATCGGCGAGGACATCGCCGACGGTCCGCGGCGCATCGACCGCGACCAGCTCGACCTCGCGGTGGAGCTGCTGCTCGACGCGGCGGATTTCGCCGACGACGCCTCGGTGCGGGACGCGCTGCGCCCCACCACCCCGCTGGGTTTCTTCGTCTCCTACGCGCTCGATCCCCAGCCGCGGCGGCTGGCACCGTCGGGCCCGTTCGACAACGAGGCCGAGGCGTGGCGGGCCCTCGAGCACGACTTCGAGGACCGGCTCACCTCCAAGTGA
- a CDS encoding adenosine deaminase: MANPTGPTPIDLPALRRAPKVLLHDHLDGGLRPATVLELAEETGYANLPAGTEPELAAWFRDAADSGSLVKYLETFEHTVGVMQTPAALARVARECAEDLAADGVVYAEVRFAPEQHLEGGLSLDEVMEAVLGGFAEGEAAARAEGRPIVVRCLVTAMRHAARSREIAELTVRWRDRGAVGFDIAGAEAGFPPSRHLDAFEYMRDHSAPFTIHAGEAFGLPSIHEALAFCGCDRLGHGVRIVDDITGVTPGASDFSGAQLGRVAARVRDARIPLELCPSSNVQTGAVASMAEHPFDLLAQLRFRVTVNTDNRLMSDTTMSAEMLKLVDTFGYGWSDLQRFTINAMKSAFLPFDERLALIDDVIKPGFAVLIG, translated from the coding sequence ATGGCGAATCCCACCGGCCCCACCCCCATCGACCTGCCGGCGCTGCGGCGCGCGCCCAAGGTGCTGCTGCACGATCACCTCGACGGCGGGCTGCGCCCCGCGACGGTCCTCGAGCTGGCGGAGGAGACCGGCTACGCGAACCTGCCCGCCGGCACCGAGCCCGAGCTGGCCGCGTGGTTCCGGGACGCCGCCGACTCCGGCTCGCTGGTGAAGTACCTCGAGACCTTCGAGCACACCGTCGGCGTGATGCAGACCCCCGCGGCGCTGGCCCGGGTGGCCCGCGAATGCGCGGAGGACCTCGCGGCCGACGGCGTGGTCTACGCCGAGGTGCGGTTCGCGCCCGAGCAGCACCTCGAGGGCGGTCTGTCGCTCGACGAGGTGATGGAGGCCGTGCTCGGCGGCTTCGCCGAGGGCGAGGCCGCGGCACGGGCGGAAGGCCGTCCGATCGTGGTGCGCTGCCTGGTCACCGCGATGCGGCACGCGGCCCGCTCGCGGGAGATCGCCGAGCTGACGGTGCGCTGGCGCGACCGCGGCGCCGTGGGCTTCGACATCGCCGGCGCCGAGGCCGGCTTCCCGCCCAGCCGTCACCTCGACGCCTTCGAGTACATGCGGGATCACTCGGCGCCCTTCACCATTCACGCGGGGGAGGCCTTCGGCCTGCCGTCGATCCACGAGGCGCTGGCCTTCTGCGGCTGCGACCGCCTGGGCCACGGCGTGCGGATCGTCGACGACATCACCGGCGTCACGCCCGGCGCGAGCGACTTCTCCGGCGCGCAGCTCGGTCGCGTCGCCGCCCGGGTGCGCGACGCGCGCATCCCGTTGGAGCTGTGCCCCAGCTCCAACGTGCAGACCGGCGCCGTGGCGTCGATGGCCGAGCACCCGTTCGATCTGTTGGCGCAGTTGCGCTTCCGGGTCACCGTCAACACCGACAACCGGTTGATGAGCGACACCACGATGAGCGCGGAGATGCTCAAGCTGGTGGACACCTTCGGCTACGGCTGGAGCGATCTGCAGCGCTTCACGATCAACGCGATGAAGTCCGCGTTCCTGCCCTTCGACGAGCGGCTCGCGCTCATCGACGACGTGATCAAGCCCGGCTTCGCCGTGCTGATCGGCTGA
- a CDS encoding response regulator translates to MRIVIAEDSVLLAEGLQRIVERAGHEVAGLLGDAAALRALDPGTVDLVVTDVRMPPGHGDDGLRAALDLRAGRPDLPVLVLSQYVAAAYARRLLESGGGVGYLLKERVGRVGDFLRALDTVAGGGVVVDPEVVAKMFTPTVLDRLTPREGEVLALMAEGRGNPEIAAALVVSDAAVAKHVANIFAKLDLPPEEGNRRVRAILTYLTER, encoded by the coding sequence GTGCGGATCGTGATCGCCGAGGATTCGGTGCTACTGGCCGAGGGGTTGCAGCGGATCGTCGAACGGGCCGGCCACGAGGTGGCCGGCCTGCTCGGTGACGCCGCCGCCCTGCGGGCGCTCGACCCCGGCACCGTCGACCTGGTGGTGACGGATGTGCGGATGCCGCCCGGGCACGGCGACGACGGCCTGCGGGCCGCGCTGGACCTGCGCGCCGGGCGGCCGGACCTGCCCGTGCTCGTGCTCTCGCAGTACGTGGCGGCCGCGTACGCGCGGCGGCTGCTCGAGTCGGGCGGCGGCGTCGGTTACCTGCTCAAGGAGCGGGTCGGTCGGGTCGGGGACTTCCTGCGGGCGCTCGACACCGTCGCCGGTGGCGGCGTGGTGGTCGACCCGGAGGTCGTCGCGAAGATGTTCACCCCGACGGTCCTCGACCGGCTCACGCCGCGCGAAGGGGAGGTGCTCGCGCTCATGGCGGAGGGGCGCGGCAATCCCGAGATCGCCGCGGCCCTGGTGGTCTCGGACGCGGCGGTCGCCAAGCACGTGGCGAACATCTTCGCCAAGCTGGACCTGCCGCCCGAGGAGGGCAACCGCCGTGTGCGCGCCATCCTGACCTATCTCACGGAGCGCTAG
- a CDS encoding sensor histidine kinase — protein sequence MIDTVTPSPVQREPDRGALDAPLREPLRFLTTSAPWRGLAYFTVSMVIGWVLFFLYAVIVLLPFAPAWSYGLAKLERRRVAWLGAPEIGDPHPPVSGTLSARAGARLGERATWREVAYSLLLAVLTPIVFLGACLGWVIGLGLVVAPFLDEQVTVMGATVDGVVSQAFWGAVGAVLCAVALYITYAVAALQAAGARLLLSPTEEELLRRVDVLEASRGVLVNSFEGERRRIERNLHDGPQQDLASLSLQLGELQQSLAANSSDETLGEQVAEAQARLERAMSGLRDTVRGVHPQVLDDAGVEAACAELGGAIRVDVIAGDGWERGRRLPAEMEQAMYYTASEAVTNAIKHGGAQQVWITFAAGVLGVSMTVMDDGAGGADPARGTGLAGLVERAEAIGATLTILSPPGGPTTLYWAKAVS from the coding sequence ATGATCGATACCGTGACCCCGTCCCCGGTGCAGCGCGAGCCCGACCGCGGTGCGCTCGACGCTCCGCTGCGCGAACCGCTGCGCTTCCTCACCACGTCCGCGCCGTGGCGCGGCCTGGCCTACTTCACCGTCTCGATGGTCATCGGCTGGGTGCTGTTCTTCCTCTACGCCGTGATCGTGCTGCTGCCCTTCGCGCCGGCCTGGTCGTACGGGCTGGCGAAGTTGGAACGCCGCCGCGTCGCCTGGCTCGGCGCGCCCGAGATCGGCGATCCGCATCCGCCGGTCAGCGGCACACTCTCCGCTCGCGCGGGTGCGAGGCTGGGCGAGCGCGCCACGTGGCGCGAGGTCGCCTACTCGTTGCTGCTCGCCGTGCTGACCCCGATCGTCTTCCTCGGTGCGTGCCTCGGGTGGGTCATCGGCCTCGGCCTCGTGGTGGCGCCGTTCCTGGACGAGCAGGTCACGGTGATGGGCGCGACCGTCGACGGTGTCGTCAGCCAGGCGTTCTGGGGCGCGGTGGGCGCGGTGCTGTGCGCGGTGGCCCTCTACATCACCTACGCGGTGGCCGCCCTGCAGGCGGCCGGCGCGCGGCTGCTGCTCAGCCCCACCGAGGAGGAGCTGCTCCGCCGCGTGGACGTCCTCGAGGCCTCGCGCGGCGTCCTGGTGAACTCCTTCGAGGGCGAGCGCCGGCGCATCGAGCGCAACCTGCACGACGGGCCGCAGCAGGACCTGGCGAGCCTGTCGCTGCAACTCGGCGAGCTGCAGCAGAGCCTGGCCGCGAACTCCTCGGACGAGACGCTCGGGGAGCAGGTCGCCGAAGCACAGGCCCGGCTCGAGCGCGCCATGTCGGGTCTGCGGGACACGGTCCGCGGCGTGCACCCGCAGGTGCTCGACGACGCCGGCGTCGAGGCCGCGTGCGCCGAACTCGGGGGCGCGATCCGGGTCGACGTGATCGCCGGGGACGGCTGGGAGCGGGGCCGTCGCCTGCCCGCCGAGATGGAGCAGGCGATGTACTACACGGCCAGCGAGGCCGTGACCAACGCGATCAAGCACGGTGGCGCGCAGCAGGTGTGGATCACCTTCGCCGCGGGCGTGCTCGGGGTCTCCATGACCGTCATGGACGACGGTGCCGGCGGCGCGGACCCCGCGCGCGGCACCGGGCTGGCCGGCCTCGTCGAGCGCGCCGAGGCGATCGGCGCGACGCTCACGATCCTCAGTCCTCCCGGCGGCCCCACCACGCTCTACTGGGCGAAGGCCGTGTCGTAG
- a CDS encoding D-2-hydroxyacid dehydrogenase family protein has protein sequence MRIAILDDFQAVSREYGDFSGLDVTVFTVPLTDVAAQLAEFEAVVAMRERTRFPADVLRALPRLRLLVTTGRRNAAIDLVAAADLGITVCHTGYRPAAAAEHTWALILAALRRVPVEDGNIRAGRWQSTVGTELDGAVLGLVGLGNLGRRVARVGAAFGMETIAWSSNLDPARAAEAGVTAVPKDELFARADVVSIHYVLSDRSRGLVGAAEIAAMKPGALLVNTSRAGVLDTPAAADAARRGAIRLALDVFDVEPLPAGDPLRDLPNSVLTGHIGYVTEQQYRLFYADAAEDVRAFLAGAPVRVLTP, from the coding sequence ATGCGCATCGCGATCCTCGACGATTTCCAGGCCGTCTCCCGCGAGTACGGCGACTTCTCGGGACTGGACGTCACCGTCTTCACGGTCCCGCTGACCGACGTCGCGGCGCAGCTCGCCGAGTTCGAGGCGGTGGTGGCGATGCGCGAGCGCACCCGCTTCCCCGCGGACGTGCTGCGCGCGCTGCCGCGGCTGCGGCTGCTCGTCACGACGGGCCGTCGCAACGCCGCGATCGACCTCGTCGCGGCCGCGGACCTGGGGATCACGGTGTGCCACACCGGGTACCGTCCCGCCGCGGCGGCCGAGCACACCTGGGCGCTGATCCTCGCGGCGCTGCGCCGGGTCCCCGTCGAGGACGGCAACATCCGCGCCGGGCGATGGCAGAGCACCGTCGGCACCGAGCTCGACGGTGCGGTGCTCGGCCTGGTGGGCCTGGGCAATCTGGGGCGCCGAGTGGCGCGCGTCGGCGCCGCCTTCGGCATGGAGACGATCGCCTGGTCGTCGAACCTCGATCCGGCGCGCGCCGCCGAGGCGGGCGTGACGGCGGTGCCGAAGGACGAGCTGTTCGCCCGCGCCGACGTGGTCTCGATCCACTACGTGCTCTCCGACCGCTCACGGGGCCTCGTCGGCGCGGCGGAGATCGCCGCCATGAAGCCGGGCGCCCTGCTCGTGAACACCTCCCGGGCGGGCGTGCTGGACACCCCCGCCGCAGCGGACGCCGCCCGGCGCGGCGCGATCCGGCTCGCGCTCGACGTCTTCGACGTCGAGCCGCTGCCCGCCGGCGATCCGCTCCGCGACCTGCCGAACTCGGTGCTCACGGGGCACATCGGCTACGTCACCGAGCAGCAGTACCGGCTGTTCTACGCGGACGCGGCCGAGGACGTCCGCGCGTTCCTCGCGGGCGCCCCCGTCCGCGTCCTCACTCCCTAG
- a CDS encoding thymidine phosphorylase, with the protein MTEVFDAVSVIATKRDGKALSDGQIDWVIDRFTAGEVADYQMSALAMAIYLNGMDRREIARWTAAMIASGERLDFTELRRAGRALATTDKHSTGGVGDKITLPLTPLVASYGIAVPQLSGRGLGHTGGTLDKLEAIPGWRADLTNQQMFDQLEKVGGVICAAGSGLAPADKKLYALRDVTSTVEAIPLIASSIMSKKIAEGTASLVLDVKVGKGAFMKTAAQARELAETMVALGHDSGVDTVALLTDMSTPLGRSAGNGLEVAESLEVLAGGGPSDVVELTLALAKEMLTLAGVDADPAEHLANGRAMDSWKAMIAAQGGDPEAPLPVAQHTRTVAAPASGVLTELDAMGVGIAAWRLGAGRERQGEPVQAGAGVTWHASVGDTVTAGEPLFTLHTDTPEKFDGAVAALDGAAVIGESAAPRGSLVLDRVTI; encoded by the coding sequence ATGACCGAAGTCTTCGACGCCGTCTCCGTCATCGCGACCAAGCGCGACGGTAAGGCCCTGTCCGACGGGCAGATCGATTGGGTGATCGACCGGTTCACCGCCGGCGAGGTCGCCGATTACCAGATGTCCGCGCTCGCGATGGCGATCTATCTCAACGGGATGGACCGCCGGGAGATCGCCCGCTGGACCGCCGCGATGATCGCCAGCGGCGAGCGCCTGGACTTCACGGAGCTCCGCCGTGCCGGCCGCGCGCTGGCCACCACCGACAAGCACTCCACGGGCGGCGTCGGCGACAAGATCACGTTGCCGCTCACACCGCTCGTCGCCTCCTACGGCATCGCGGTGCCGCAGCTCTCCGGCCGCGGACTCGGCCACACGGGCGGCACCCTGGACAAGCTCGAGGCGATCCCCGGCTGGCGCGCGGATCTCACCAACCAGCAGATGTTCGACCAGCTGGAGAAGGTGGGCGGCGTGATCTGCGCGGCCGGCTCCGGCCTCGCGCCCGCCGACAAGAAGCTCTACGCGCTGCGCGACGTCACGAGCACCGTCGAGGCCATCCCGCTCATCGCCAGCTCGATCATGAGCAAGAAGATCGCCGAGGGCACCGCCTCGCTCGTGCTCGACGTCAAGGTCGGCAAGGGCGCCTTCATGAAGACCGCGGCGCAGGCCCGCGAGCTCGCCGAGACCATGGTCGCGCTCGGCCACGACTCGGGCGTCGACACCGTCGCGCTGCTGACGGACATGTCCACCCCGCTCGGCCGCAGCGCCGGCAACGGCCTCGAGGTCGCCGAGTCGCTCGAGGTGTTGGCCGGCGGCGGACCGTCGGACGTGGTGGAGCTGACGCTCGCCCTGGCGAAGGAGATGCTCACCCTCGCCGGCGTCGACGCCGACCCCGCCGAGCACCTGGCGAACGGTCGGGCGATGGACAGCTGGAAGGCGATGATCGCCGCCCAGGGCGGCGACCCCGAGGCGCCGCTGCCCGTCGCGCAGCACACGCGCACCGTCGCCGCGCCCGCCTCGGGCGTGCTCACCGAGCTCGACGCGATGGGCGTCGGCATCGCCGCCTGGCGCCTGGGTGCGGGCCGCGAGCGGCAGGGCGAGCCCGTGCAGGCCGGGGCGGGTGTCACCTGGCACGCGAGCGTCGGGGACACCGTCACCGCGGGGGAGCCGCTGTTCACGCTGCACACCGACACGCCGGAGAAGTTCGACGGTGCCGTCGCCGCTCTCGACGGAGCGGCCGTCATCGGCGAGTCCGCCGCGCCGCGAGGCTCCCTCGTCCTGGACCGGGTGACGATCTAG
- a CDS encoding cytidine deaminase: MSDIDWEALRRTAVDAMGRAYAPYSKYPVGAAAVTDDGRVVSGCNVENVSYGLTLCAECGLVSALHSSGGGRLRAFTCTNANGDVLLPCGRCRQLLYEHGGGELLIDHRAGPMPLSRLLPDAFGPDDLDEVR, encoded by the coding sequence GTGTCCGACATCGACTGGGAGGCATTGCGGCGCACCGCCGTCGACGCCATGGGGAGGGCCTACGCCCCCTATTCGAAGTACCCCGTGGGGGCGGCCGCGGTGACGGACGACGGTCGCGTCGTGTCCGGTTGCAATGTGGAGAATGTCTCATACGGGTTGACCCTGTGCGCCGAATGCGGACTCGTGAGCGCGCTGCATTCCTCGGGCGGCGGGAGACTGCGCGCCTTCACGTGCACCAACGCCAACGGCGACGTCCTGTTGCCGTGCGGTCGCTGCCGGCAGCTGCTCTACGAGCACGGCGGTGGCGAGCTCCTGATCGACCACCGCGCCGGGCCGATGCCGCTGAGCCGGCTCCTGCCCGACGCCTTCGGGCCCGACGACCTCGACGAGGTCCGATGA
- the sdhC gene encoding succinate dehydrogenase, cytochrome b556 subunit: MSSSTEVAAAEEPRRVSLYKGDPGMLNWVLHRISGVTIFFFLFVHVLDTAVIRIDPEAYDAIIKTYKTPIIGLLEIGLVMAILFHALNGVRVILVDFWSKGVQYQKAMSIIVWTVFLITGAGMAARLLYIMISHA; the protein is encoded by the coding sequence ATGAGCAGTAGTACCGAGGTGGCGGCCGCCGAGGAGCCGCGCCGCGTCTCCCTCTACAAGGGCGATCCGGGCATGTTGAACTGGGTGCTGCACCGCATCAGCGGCGTCACCATCTTCTTCTTCCTGTTCGTCCACGTCCTCGACACCGCGGTCATCCGCATCGATCCCGAGGCGTACGACGCGATCATCAAGACGTACAAGACGCCGATCATCGGCCTGCTGGAGATCGGCCTCGTCATGGCCATCCTGTTCCACGCGCTCAACGGCGTCCGCGTGATCCTCGTGGACTTCTGGAGCAAGGGCGTGCAGTACCAGAAGGCGATGTCGATCATCGTCTGGACGGTCTTCCTCATCACCGGCGCGGGCATGGCAGCGCGTCTCCTCTACATCATGATCTCGCACGCCTAG
- a CDS encoding succinate dehydrogenase hydrophobic membrane anchor subunit, translated as MTTANEPKLAKTLLKQYDRPASLDNPRSPHRPAAGNFEKYAWLFMRFSGVALLVLVFGHVFIMLALDSQGVHRISAAFVAQRWASPFWQIWDITMLWLAQLHGGNGLRVIIDDYARKDRTRFWLKTLLVLSMILTVGLGSYALLSFDPASVPTAQ; from the coding sequence ATGACTACCGCGAACGAACCCAAGCTCGCCAAGACGCTGCTCAAGCAGTACGACCGCCCCGCCTCGCTCGACAACCCGCGCTCGCCGCACCGTCCGGCCGCGGGCAACTTCGAGAAGTACGCCTGGCTGTTCATGCGCTTCTCCGGCGTCGCACTCCTCGTGCTCGTCTTCGGGCACGTCTTCATCATGCTCGCGCTCGACAGCCAGGGTGTGCACCGGATCAGTGCCGCCTTCGTCGCGCAGCGCTGGGCCAGCCCCTTCTGGCAGATCTGGGACATCACGATGCTGTGGCTCGCGCAGCTGCACGGCGGCAACGGCCTGCGCGTGATCATCGACGACTACGCCCGTAAGGACCGCACGCGGTTCTGGCTCAAGACCCTGCTCGTGCTGTCGATGATCCTCACCGTGGGACTCGGCTCGTACGCGCTGCTCTCGTTCGATCCGGCCTCCGTGCCCACCGCCCAGTAG